A genome region from Phocoena sinus isolate mPhoSin1 chromosome 16, mPhoSin1.pri, whole genome shotgun sequence includes the following:
- the AIFM2 gene encoding apoptosis-inducing factor 2 isoform X1: MGSQVSMDVGAVHVVIVGGGFGGIAAASQLQVLNIPFVLVDMKDSFHHNVAALRASVESGFAKKTFISYSVTFKENFRQGLVVEIDLKNQTVLLEDGEALSFTYLILATGSTGLFPGKFNQVSSQQMAIQAYEDMVTQVQCAQSIVVIGGGSAGVEMAAEVKTEYPEKEVTLIHSRMALADKELLPCVRQEVKEILLRKGVQLLLSERVSNLEALPLNKHHDHITVQTDKGTEVAANLVIACSGIKINSLAYRSAFGDQMASDGALRVNEYLQVEGYSHIYAIGDCADVREPKMAYHASLHASVAVANIVNSMKQRPLKAYKPVCRPLTVVASLVAEHRLRTRRLSGHGSRAQPLRGMWDLPRPGHEPMSPVSAGGLSTTAPPGKPPAHF; the protein is encoded by the exons ATGGGGTCCCAGGTCTCGATGGACGTGGGAGCCGTGCATGTGGTGATCGTGGGCGGGGGCTTTGGCGGCATCGCGGCCGCCAGCCAACTGCAGGTGCTGAACATCCCCTTCGTGCTGGTGGACATGAAGGACTCCTTCCACCACAACGTGGCAGCCCTCCGGGCCTCCGTGGAGAGTG GGTTTGCCAAAAAGACATTCATTTCCTACTCGGTGACCTTCAAGGAAAACTTCCGGCAGGGCCTGGTGGTTGAGATAGACCTGAAGAATCAGACAGTGCTGCTGGAGGACGGCGAG gccctgtcCTTCACATATCTCATCCTGGCCACGGGCAGCACTGGGCTCTTCCCAGGCAAGTTTAACCAGGTGTCCAGCCAGCAGATGGCCATCCAGGCCTATGAGGACATGGTGACGCAG gtccAGTGCGCACAGTCCATCGTGGTGATCGGAGGAGGCTCTGCAGGAGTGGAGATGGCAGCAGAGGTTAAAACAGAGTACCCTGAGAAAGAG GTCACTCTCATTCACTCCCGAATGGCCCTCGCAGACAAGGAGCTCCTGCCCTGTGTCCGGCAGGAAGTGAAGGAGATCCTGCTCCGGAAAGGCGTGCAGCTGCTGCTGA GTGAACGGGTGAGCAACCTGGAGGCGCTGCCTCTCAACAAGCATCACGATCACATCACGGTGCAGACGGACAAAGGCACGGAGGTGGCCGCCAACCTGGTGATCGCCTGCAGCGGTATCAAGATCAACAGTTTGGCCTACCGCAGCGCGTTTG GTGATCAGATGGCCAGCGACGGCGCTCTGAGAGTGAACGAGTACCTCCAGGTGGAGGGCTACAGCCACATCTACGCCATCGGTGACTGCGCCGATGTGAGGGAGCCCAAGATGGCCTATCACGCCAGCCTCCACGCCAGTGTCGCCGTGGCCAACATTGTCAACTCCATGAAACAGAGGCCCCTCAAAGCCTACAAGCCAG tatgcaggcctctcactgttgtggcctctctcgttgcggagcacaggctccggacgcgcaggctcagcggccatggctcacgggcccagccgctccgcggcatgtgggatcttcccagaccggggcacgaacccatgtcccctgtatcggcaggcggactctcaaccactgcgccaccagggaagccccctgcccacTTTTAA
- the AIFM2 gene encoding apoptosis-inducing factor 2 isoform X2 yields MGSQVSMDVGAVHVVIVGGGFGGIAAASQLQVLNIPFVLVDMKDSFHHNVAALRASVESGFAKKTFISYSVTFKENFRQGLVVEIDLKNQTVLLEDGEALSFTYLILATGSTGLFPGKFNQVSSQQMAIQAYEDMVTQVQCAQSIVVIGGGSAGVEMAAEVKTEYPEKEVTLIHSRMALADKELLPCVRQEVKEILLRKGVQLLLSERVSNLEALPLNKHHDHITVQTDKGTEVAANLVIACSGIKINSLAYRSAFGDQMASDGALRVNEYLQVEGYSHIYAIGDCADVREPKMAYHASLHASVAVANIVNSMKQRPLKAYKPGSLTFLLAMGRNDGVGQISGFYVGRLMVRLAKSRDLLVSTSWKTMRQFSTLMGRLGGR; encoded by the exons ATGGGGTCCCAGGTCTCGATGGACGTGGGAGCCGTGCATGTGGTGATCGTGGGCGGGGGCTTTGGCGGCATCGCGGCCGCCAGCCAACTGCAGGTGCTGAACATCCCCTTCGTGCTGGTGGACATGAAGGACTCCTTCCACCACAACGTGGCAGCCCTCCGGGCCTCCGTGGAGAGTG GGTTTGCCAAAAAGACATTCATTTCCTACTCGGTGACCTTCAAGGAAAACTTCCGGCAGGGCCTGGTGGTTGAGATAGACCTGAAGAATCAGACAGTGCTGCTGGAGGACGGCGAG gccctgtcCTTCACATATCTCATCCTGGCCACGGGCAGCACTGGGCTCTTCCCAGGCAAGTTTAACCAGGTGTCCAGCCAGCAGATGGCCATCCAGGCCTATGAGGACATGGTGACGCAG gtccAGTGCGCACAGTCCATCGTGGTGATCGGAGGAGGCTCTGCAGGAGTGGAGATGGCAGCAGAGGTTAAAACAGAGTACCCTGAGAAAGAG GTCACTCTCATTCACTCCCGAATGGCCCTCGCAGACAAGGAGCTCCTGCCCTGTGTCCGGCAGGAAGTGAAGGAGATCCTGCTCCGGAAAGGCGTGCAGCTGCTGCTGA GTGAACGGGTGAGCAACCTGGAGGCGCTGCCTCTCAACAAGCATCACGATCACATCACGGTGCAGACGGACAAAGGCACGGAGGTGGCCGCCAACCTGGTGATCGCCTGCAGCGGTATCAAGATCAACAGTTTGGCCTACCGCAGCGCGTTTG GTGATCAGATGGCCAGCGACGGCGCTCTGAGAGTGAACGAGTACCTCCAGGTGGAGGGCTACAGCCACATCTACGCCATCGGTGACTGCGCCGATGTGAGGGAGCCCAAGATGGCCTATCACGCCAGCCTCCACGCCAGTGTCGCCGTGGCCAACATTGTCAACTCCATGAAACAGAGGCCCCTCAAAGCCTACAAGCCAG GTTCGCTGACGTTCCTCCTGGCCATGGGGAGAAATGACGGCGTGGGCCAGATCAGTGGCTTCTACGTGGGGCGGCTCATGGTTCGGCTGGCCAAGAGCCGGGACCTGTTGGTCTCCACGAGCTGGAAAACCATGCGGCAGTTCTCCACCCTGAtggggaggctgggtgggagATAG
- the AIFM2 gene encoding apoptosis-inducing factor 2 isoform X4: protein MGSQVSMDVGAVHVVIVGGGFGGIAAASQLQVLNIPFVLVDMKDSFHHNVAALRASVESGFAKKTFISYSVTFKENFRQGLVVEIDLKNQTVLLEDGEALSFTYLILATGSTGLFPGKFNQVSSQQMAIQAYEDMVTQVQCAQSIVVIGGGSAGVEMAAEVKTEYPEKEVTLIHSRMALADKELLPCVRQEVKEILLRKGVQLLLSERVSNLEALPLNKHHDHITVQTDKGTEVAANLVIACSGIKINSLAYRSAFGDQMASDGALRVNEYLQVEGYSHIYAIGDCADVREPKMAYHASLHASVAVANIVNSMKQRPLKAYKPGKAVRGATI from the exons ATGGGGTCCCAGGTCTCGATGGACGTGGGAGCCGTGCATGTGGTGATCGTGGGCGGGGGCTTTGGCGGCATCGCGGCCGCCAGCCAACTGCAGGTGCTGAACATCCCCTTCGTGCTGGTGGACATGAAGGACTCCTTCCACCACAACGTGGCAGCCCTCCGGGCCTCCGTGGAGAGTG GGTTTGCCAAAAAGACATTCATTTCCTACTCGGTGACCTTCAAGGAAAACTTCCGGCAGGGCCTGGTGGTTGAGATAGACCTGAAGAATCAGACAGTGCTGCTGGAGGACGGCGAG gccctgtcCTTCACATATCTCATCCTGGCCACGGGCAGCACTGGGCTCTTCCCAGGCAAGTTTAACCAGGTGTCCAGCCAGCAGATGGCCATCCAGGCCTATGAGGACATGGTGACGCAG gtccAGTGCGCACAGTCCATCGTGGTGATCGGAGGAGGCTCTGCAGGAGTGGAGATGGCAGCAGAGGTTAAAACAGAGTACCCTGAGAAAGAG GTCACTCTCATTCACTCCCGAATGGCCCTCGCAGACAAGGAGCTCCTGCCCTGTGTCCGGCAGGAAGTGAAGGAGATCCTGCTCCGGAAAGGCGTGCAGCTGCTGCTGA GTGAACGGGTGAGCAACCTGGAGGCGCTGCCTCTCAACAAGCATCACGATCACATCACGGTGCAGACGGACAAAGGCACGGAGGTGGCCGCCAACCTGGTGATCGCCTGCAGCGGTATCAAGATCAACAGTTTGGCCTACCGCAGCGCGTTTG GTGATCAGATGGCCAGCGACGGCGCTCTGAGAGTGAACGAGTACCTCCAGGTGGAGGGCTACAGCCACATCTACGCCATCGGTGACTGCGCCGATGTGAGGGAGCCCAAGATGGCCTATCACGCCAGCCTCCACGCCAGTGTCGCCGTGGCCAACATTGTCAACTCCATGAAACAGAGGCCCCTCAAAGCCTACAAGCCAG